The genomic window CGCTACAACCGCTTCCACGTCACGGCGCTCTGCTCGCCGACGCGGGCCGCCCTGCTCTCCGGCCGGAATCACCACGCGGTCGGGTTCGGGTCCATCGCCGAGTTCGCCGGCGGCTGGCCCGGCTACAACGCGACCTGGCCCAAGAGCGCCGCGGGCGTCGCGCAGATCCTCCAGGCCAACGGCTACTCGACGGCCGCCTTCGGCAAGTGGCACCTCACGCCCGACGACCAGCAGGGGGCCGCCGGCCCGTTCGACCGCTGGCCCTGCGGGCTCGGCTTCGACTACTTCTACGGCTTCCTCGGCGGCGCCTCCGGGCAGTACGACCCGGTGCTCGCGGAGAACAACAAGGTCATCGGCGTGCCGAAGGGGAAGGGCTACTACCTCCCGGACGACCTCACCGACCGCACCATCACCTGGATCCACGACCAGAAGATCCAGGCCCCGGACAGGCCGTTCTTCATCTACTACGCCACCGGCGCCACGCACTCGCCGCACCACGTCCCGAAGGAGTGGGCCGACCGCTACAAGGGCAAGTTCGACCAGGGCTGGGACAGGCTCCGGGAGGAGACGTTCGCCCGCCAGAAGGCGCTCGGCGTGATCCCCGCCAACGCGAAGCTCACGCCCCGCGACCCGGCCTTCCCCGCCTGGGATGGCCTCTCGCCGGACGAGAAGAAGCTCTACGCCCGCCAGATGGAGGTGTACGCCGGGTTCCAGGAGAACACCGATCATCAGGTCGGCCGGGTGGTCGAGGCCCTCGAGGCGATGGGCCAGGCCGACAACACGCTGGTTCTCTATATCTGGGGCGACAACGGCTCGAGCATGGAGGGGACGGAGACCGGCACCTTCAACGAGCTGACCACCCTCAGCGGCATCCCGCTGACGCCCGGGCAGCAGATGAAGCTGATGGACGCCTACGGCGGCATCGACGCCTGGGGCGGGCCCGTCATGCAGCCGCACTTCGCCTGCGCCTGGGCGTGGGCCGGGAACACCCCCTTCCGGTGGGGCAAGCAGGTGGCCTCGCACCTGGGCGGCACCCGCAACCCGATGGTCGTCTCGTGGCCGAGGCGGATCCGGGACCGCGGCGGCATCCGCAGCCAGTTCAGCCACGTCATCGACGTCACCCCGACGATCCTGGAGGCGGCCGGCATCGCGGCGCCCTCGCGGTTCAACGGGATCGAGCAGATGCCCATCCACGGGACCAGCTTCGCCTACACGTTCGACGACGCCGCGGCGAAGGAGCGGCACACGCAGCAGTACTTCGAGATCTTCGGCAACCGCGCCCTCTACAAGGACGGCTGGATCGCCTGCGCCCGGATCGACCGCATCCCCTGGAGGCTGGACCCCGCCACGGCCGCCCGGCTCGCCCCCGGCAAGTATGACCCGGAGCAGGATCGGTGGGAGCTCTACAACCTGGCCGAGGACTTCTCCGAGTCCGAGGACCTCGCCGCGAAGTATCCGGAGAAGCTCCGCGAGTTGCAGCAACTGTTCTGGCAGGACGCGGAGACGTACCACGTCACGCCGCTGCTGGCGGGGTTCTCCAAGTTCTTCGGGATCAACCCGCCGCAGGCGGGCCGGAAGTCGTATGCGTTCTTCCCCGACAGCGAGAACATCGGCTCGGGGATGATCCCGCCGATCTACAACGAGTCGTACTCGATCGCGGCGGACGTCGAGGTCCCCGAGGCCGGCGCCGAGGGGGTGATCGTGGCCGAGTCGGACGTCATGGGCGGCTTCTCGCTGTATGTCCAGGACCGCAAGCTGAAGTACACCTACAGCTTCCTGGGGCTCCAGGTGGAGACGCTCGCCGCGGCGGAAGACCTGCCGGCGGGCCGAGTGAAGATCCGGCTCGAATTCGCCGCGGACGAGCCCGGCAAGCTCGGCACCGGAGGCCGGAACCGACTGTTCGTCGGGGATCGCCTAGTCGCGGAGGGCCGCCTGGAGCATACTTGTCCGATGCGATTCACGACCTACGCGGGGATGGACATCGGCAAGGACAACGGCGAGCCCGTGGTCCCCTCGTACGCGGCGAGGTCGCCCTTCGCGTTCACGGGGAAGATCGGGGCCGTGGTCTTCGACCTCGGGCCCGCGGCCGCCCCCCGCTGAGCCCCCGGAGAGCCCGATGAGGCCCCTGGAACCGTTCCGCCGGCTTCACGCGACCATCGGCAAGTTCGGCATCCTCTTCCTCGCGATCGTCGCCCTGTTCGTGGCCACGCCCCAGCTCATCGCCGGCCGGGGCCACGTCGCGATCCTCGGGGTGCTCACCGGGGCGGTCCTCGTCGCGGGCCTCTACGCGGCGAGCCCCGGGCTCTCGTCGATCCTCCTCGGGCTGGCCCTGGCGGTCGGCGACTTCGCGGTCGGCCGCTTCGCCTTCGCCGTCGACCTCCGATGGCTGGTGTTGCTGCAGAGCCTCTTCTGGTTCGGGACGCTCGTCTACGTCGTGGCCACGATCCTCGGCGTCGTCTTCCGGAGCCGGTCGGTGACGGAGGAGACCCTCGGCGCGGCCCTCTGCGTCTACCTGCTGATCGGCATGATCGCCGCCTTCGCCTTCAGCGTCGTGGAGATCGCCCTGCCGGGCTCGTTCGCGACCCCGGACGGCCCCGCCTTCACCTGGGCCGACGAGCGGT from Aquisphaera giovannonii includes these protein-coding regions:
- a CDS encoding arylsulfatase; this translates as MRIGSLRTALAATALAAGVGIAGAQQDDRPRSALPVPDAPFGGVSNRTLAGSRPDYPTPVAAPKGAPNVLLVLIDDAGFGNPSTFGGPCQTPTLSKLASQGLRYNRFHVTALCSPTRAALLSGRNHHAVGFGSIAEFAGGWPGYNATWPKSAAGVAQILQANGYSTAAFGKWHLTPDDQQGAAGPFDRWPCGLGFDYFYGFLGGASGQYDPVLAENNKVIGVPKGKGYYLPDDLTDRTITWIHDQKIQAPDRPFFIYYATGATHSPHHVPKEWADRYKGKFDQGWDRLREETFARQKALGVIPANAKLTPRDPAFPAWDGLSPDEKKLYARQMEVYAGFQENTDHQVGRVVEALEAMGQADNTLVLYIWGDNGSSMEGTETGTFNELTTLSGIPLTPGQQMKLMDAYGGIDAWGGPVMQPHFACAWAWAGNTPFRWGKQVASHLGGTRNPMVVSWPRRIRDRGGIRSQFSHVIDVTPTILEAAGIAAPSRFNGIEQMPIHGTSFAYTFDDAAAKERHTQQYFEIFGNRALYKDGWIACARIDRIPWRLDPATAARLAPGKYDPEQDRWELYNLAEDFSESEDLAAKYPEKLRELQQLFWQDAETYHVTPLLAGFSKFFGINPPQAGRKSYAFFPDSENIGSGMIPPIYNESYSIAADVEVPEAGAEGVIVAESDVMGGFSLYVQDRKLKYTYSFLGLQVETLAAAEDLPAGRVKIRLEFAADEPGKLGTGGRNRLFVGDRLVAEGRLEHTCPMRFTTYAGMDIGKDNGEPVVPSYAARSPFAFTGKIGAVVFDLGPAAAPR